One region of Drosophila subobscura isolate 14011-0131.10 chromosome J, UCBerk_Dsub_1.0, whole genome shotgun sequence genomic DNA includes:
- the LOC117893722 gene encoding protein nervous wreck isoform X3 yields the protein MQPPPRKGNYVKFLKNLHTEQVAKLQLKNQHECDLLEDIRQFTIKRSAIEKSYSEALLKISSQYLNKKIPNIPDIKMEGMEERWNMWSVWRTVLEENEKLARARLAAIEVFQQQIADEAKVLRDYKVAIAKRSLSGIVNVQKELHLSVGDVDKTKKSYFDEEHCAHDVRDKARDIEEKLKKKKGSFFQSITSLQKNSARVTSRKELLEEKSTGARNDYILSLAAANAHQNRYFTVDLQTTMTTMENYVFERVAEYLMLMGRTELLTCSATQNSFGKIRDQAQQLSREYNLQCCYLFYPVLKQHIQYDFEACDNDPVRKVTTEHDSATETLTKEAKNLAGRVVKENASIRENAKKLALCQSLRDSGQRSDPNDPNGPDLDTKIEEFRDQIRRSETEKAKAEACLQCLRDGGINVDEWVQEAEIMGVQELTRSASSISMRTDASGQGENPSSDSFYDSDKEEAAGGAPAFAQAKPKAETQLSRDRTFSDSDDEPEERPAAAVAAAAPAAAKAASAGTGAWDDPTEVNWGGEEEEEDKDEPIVPEPKEAIFKCTALYSYTGQNPDELTIVENEQLEVVGEGDGDGWLRARNYRGEEGYVPHNYLDIDQETAGGAFNGTGSANQLRSQISFSSVDYTVDNEDQTVDSMQSPDQVSVIMAPQKRLKSDIEWCIALYDYDATAEDELTFEEGDKIKIITKTAHGVDDGWWEGELDGKFGNFPSLVVEECDELGEPLSEGGDESPPPMAAPNFALPPAPALPPEYAHELELELTEDMFGSQDTADEDSGYIPNGAAVPSMPPPVLIQEPGMEDDLSDDGQPPPSLPPPQPPQLQKAAGKSEPVAANTLNLGMAQIIVTAATPMVEDGADKSFPPVGESEREQQKKQDESKQEQPVADKKPEIAPKPLAKVTPSPQKQPPAQVVTAAKEGNSRVRPVVSITLTEYPSCDPEDQQSFSEGTDSASGADVPILQEVEDPFNEKSKTEAAGDGAGFEANFEANFDANFDDAFAGATAGGGGGGGGGGGGEQSSDFDVNGEPGDEEQGQSEGASAGGVAAEEDIEAPKQVVGGRASIPEELDSNQLAHDHEHDILYYIDYSDGQL from the exons ATGCAGCCACCGCCGCGTAAG GGTAACTATGTGAAGTTCTTGAAGAATCTGCACACGGAGCAGGTGGCCAAGTTGCAGCTGAAGAACCAGCATGAGTGCGACCTGCTGGAGGACATACGACAGTTCACCATCAAGCGATCGGCCATCGAGAAGTCGTATAGCGAGGCCCTCCTGAAGATCTCGTCTCAGTATCTCAACAAGAAGATACCCAACATTCCAGACATCAAGATGGAGGGCATGGAAGAGCGTTG GAACATGTGGAGTGTGTGGCGCACAGTTCTCGAGGAGAATGAGAAGTTGGCACGAGCCCGCTTGGCAGCCATCGAGGTATTCCAGCAGCAGATAGCCGACGAGGCCAAGGTTCTCAGGGACTACAAAGTGGCCATTGCCAAGCGTTCGCTATCGGGCATTGTCAACGTGCAGAAGGAACTCCATTTGAGTGTGGGCGATGTGGACAAGACGAAGAAGTCGTATTTCGATGAGGAGCACTGTGCCCACGATGTGCGCGACAAGGCACGCGACATCGAGGAGAAGCTGAAGAAGAAAAAGGGCTCCTTCTTCCAGTCCATCACATCGTTGCAGAAGAACAGCGCACGAGTGACCTCACGGAAGGAGCTGCTCGAGGAGAAGTCCACGGGTGCTCGTAACGATTATATACTCAGTCTGGCGGCTGCCAACGCCCATCAGAATCGCTACTTTACCGTCGATCTGCAGACCACGATGACCACCATGGAGAACTATGTGTTTGAGCGAGTTGCCGAGTACCTGATGCTAATGGG ACGCACAGAGCTGCTGACCTGCTCGGCCACGCAGAACAGTTTCGGGAAGATCCGTGACCAGGCGCAGCAGCTTTCGCGGGAATACAATCTGCAGTGTTGCTATTTGTTCTATCCGGTGCTGAAGCAGCATATTCAGTATGATTTTGAGGCTTGTGACAATGATCCGGTGAGGAAGGTGACCACGGAGCATGATTCGGCCACAGAGACGCTCACTAAGGAGGCCAAGAATCTGGCTGGACGGGTGGTCAAGGAGAATGCCTCGATAAGGGAGAACGCCAAGAAGCTGGCCCTCTGCCAGTCGCTGAGGGACTCGGGACAGCGATCCGATCCCAACGATCCTAATGGTCCCGATCTGGACACCAAGATCGAGGAGTTCCGTGATCAGATACGCCGCTCCGAGACCGAGAAGGCGAAGGCCGAGGCCTGTCTGCAGTGCCTGCGCGACGGCGGCATCAATGTGGACGAGTGGGTGCAGGAGGCAGAGATTATGGGGGTGCAAGAGCTAACGCGCTCAGCCAGCTCCATATCGATGCGCACCGATGCCTCGGGCCAGGGCGAGAATCCCAGCTCCGATTCCTTCTACGACAGCGACAAAGAGGAGGCGGCCGGCGGTGCTCCGGCCTTTGCTCAGGCAAAGCCCAAGGCAGAGACGCAACTCTCCAGGGATCGCACGTTCAGCGACAGCGATGACGAGCCCGAGGAGCGTCCGGCAGCTGCGgttgccgctgcagctccagctgccgcGAAGGCAGCCAGCGCAGGCACTGGAGCCTGGGACGATCCAACCGAGGTGAACTGGGgtggcgaggaggaggaggaggacaaggaTGAACCGATTGTACCCGAGCCCAAGGAGGCCATCTTCAAGTGCACCGCACTCTACAGCTACACG GGCCAAAATCCCGATGAGCTGACAATTGTCGAGAacgagcagctggaggtggTCGGCgagggcgatggcgatgggTGGCTGCGTGCCCGCAACTATCGGGGCGAAGAGGGCTATGTGCCGCACAATTATCTGGACATTGATCAGGAGACGGCCGGCGGCGCTTTTAATGGTACTGGTTCCGCCAATCAATTGCGCTCTCAAATCTCATTCTCATCTGTCGATTACACCGTTGACAACGAAGATCAAACGGTGGACTCGATGCAATCCCCCGACCAGGTATCGGTCATAATGGCCCCCCAGAAGCGCCTCAAGTCCGACATCGAATGGTGCATTGCGCTCTACGACTACGATGCCACAGCCGAGGATGAGCTGACCTTCGAGGAGGGCGACAAGATCAAGATCATCACCAAGACGGCCCACGGTGTCGACGATGGCTGGTGGGAGGGCGAGCTGGATGGCAAATTTGGCAACTTCCCCTCGCTGGTCGTCGAGGAGTGCGACGAGTTGGGCGAACCCCTCAGCGAGGGCGGCGATGAATCACCACCCCCAATGGCAGCCCCGAACTTTGCTCTGCCCCCGGCACCAGCACTACCCCCAGAGTATGCTCATGAGTTGGAATTGGAGCTGACAGAGGATATGTTCGGCTCACAGGATACGGCAG ATGAAGACAGTGGCTATATACCCAACGGTGCTGCTGTTCCGAGTATGCCTCCGCCAG TACTCATCCAAGAGCCTGGCATGGAG GACGATCTCAGTGACGATGGGCAGCCACCGCCGTctttgccgccgccacagccgcctCAGCTGCAAAAGGCAGCTGGCAAATCAGAGCCTGTTGCTGCCAACACATTGAACTTAGGTATGGCACAAATAATTGTTACCGCTGCAACCCCCATGGTTGAAGACGGTGCCGATAAATCTTTCCCACCAGTAGGAGAGAGCGAACgtgagcagcagaagaagcaggaTGAGTCCAAGCAGGAGCAACCGGTGGCGGATAAAAAGCCAGAGATAGCGCCAAAACCATTGGCCAAAGTAACGCCATCGCCACAGAAGCAGCCGCCCGCACAGGTGGTGACGGCTGCCAAAGAAGGTAACAGTAGAGTGCGACCGGTGGTAAGCATTACACTGACCGAGTATCCATCCTGTGATCCAGAGGACCAACAGTCCTTCTCGGAGGGCACGGACTCGGCCTCGGGCGCCGATGTACCCATTCTGCAGGAGGTCGAGGATCCCTTCAATGAGAAGTCCAAGACCGAGGCGGccggagatggagctggattTGAGGCCAACTTTGAGGCCAATTTTGATGCCAACTTTGATGATGCGTTCGCCGGGGCCACAGCAggcggtggtggaggtggGGGCGGTGGGGGTGGAGGCGAGCAGTCCAGCGATTTCGATGTGAACGGAGAGCCGGGCGATGAGGAGCAGGGTCAGAGCGAGGGCGCATCCGCAGGTGGAGTCGCAGCCGAGGAGGACATTGAGGCGCCCAAGCAGGTGGTCGGTGGGCGAGCTAGCATACCCGAGGAATTGGACTCAAATCAATTG GCACACGACCATGAGCATGATATACTATACTATATAGACTATAGCGACGGACAGTTGTAG
- the LOC117893722 gene encoding protein nervous wreck isoform X2 has translation MSKKSGNYVKFLKNLHTEQVAKLQLKNQHECDLLEDIRQFTIKRSAIEKSYSEALLKISSQYLNKKIPNIPDIKMEGMEERWNMWSVWRTVLEENEKLARARLAAIEVFQQQIADEAKVLRDYKVAIAKRSLSGIVNVQKELHLSVGDVDKTKKSYFDEEHCAHDVRDKARDIEEKLKKKKGSFFQSITSLQKNSARVTSRKELLEEKSTGARNDYILSLAAANAHQNRYFTVDLQTTMTTMENYVFERVAEYLMLMGRTELLTCSATQNSFGKIRDQAQQLSREYNLQCCYLFYPVLKQHIQYDFEACDNDPVRKVTTEHDSATETLTKEAKNLAGRVVKENASIRENAKKLALCQSLRDSGQRSDPNDPNGPDLDTKIEEFRDQIRRSETEKAKAEACLQCLRDGGINVDEWVQEAEIMGVQELTRSASSISMRTDASGQGENPSSDSFYDSDKEEAAGGAPAFAQAKPKAETQLSRDRTFSDSDDEPEERPAAAVAAAAPAAAKAASAGTGAWDDPTEVNWGGEEEEEDKDEPIVPEPKEAIFKCTALYSYTGQNPDELTIVENEQLEVVGEGDGDGWLRARNYRGEEGYVPHNYLDIDQETAGGAFNGTGSANQLRSQISFSSVDYTVDNEDQTVDSMQSPDQVSVIMAPQKRLKSDIEWCIALYDYDATAEDELTFEEGDKIKIITKTAHGVDDGWWEGELDGKFGNFPSLVVEECDELGEPLSEGGDESPPPMAAPNFALPPAPALPPEYAHELELELTEDMFGSQDTADEDSGYIPNGAAVPSMPPPGQNQSQTTAKKVLIQEPGMEDDLSDDGQPPPSLPPPQPPQLQKAAGKSEPVAANTLNLGMAQIIVTAATPMVEDGADKSFPPVGESEREQQKKQDESKQEQPVADKKPEIAPKPLAKVTPSPQKQPPAQVVTAAKEGNSRVRPVVSITLTEYPSCDPEDQQSFSEGTDSASGADVPILQEVEDPFNEKSKTEAAGDGAGFEANFEANFDANFDDAFAGATAGGGGGGGGGGGGEQSSDFDVNGEPGDEEQGQSEGASAGGVAAEEDIEAPKQVVGGRASIPEELDSNQLAHDHEHDILYYIDYSDGQL, from the exons ATGTCCAAGAAAAGT GGTAACTATGTGAAGTTCTTGAAGAATCTGCACACGGAGCAGGTGGCCAAGTTGCAGCTGAAGAACCAGCATGAGTGCGACCTGCTGGAGGACATACGACAGTTCACCATCAAGCGATCGGCCATCGAGAAGTCGTATAGCGAGGCCCTCCTGAAGATCTCGTCTCAGTATCTCAACAAGAAGATACCCAACATTCCAGACATCAAGATGGAGGGCATGGAAGAGCGTTG GAACATGTGGAGTGTGTGGCGCACAGTTCTCGAGGAGAATGAGAAGTTGGCACGAGCCCGCTTGGCAGCCATCGAGGTATTCCAGCAGCAGATAGCCGACGAGGCCAAGGTTCTCAGGGACTACAAAGTGGCCATTGCCAAGCGTTCGCTATCGGGCATTGTCAACGTGCAGAAGGAACTCCATTTGAGTGTGGGCGATGTGGACAAGACGAAGAAGTCGTATTTCGATGAGGAGCACTGTGCCCACGATGTGCGCGACAAGGCACGCGACATCGAGGAGAAGCTGAAGAAGAAAAAGGGCTCCTTCTTCCAGTCCATCACATCGTTGCAGAAGAACAGCGCACGAGTGACCTCACGGAAGGAGCTGCTCGAGGAGAAGTCCACGGGTGCTCGTAACGATTATATACTCAGTCTGGCGGCTGCCAACGCCCATCAGAATCGCTACTTTACCGTCGATCTGCAGACCACGATGACCACCATGGAGAACTATGTGTTTGAGCGAGTTGCCGAGTACCTGATGCTAATGGG ACGCACAGAGCTGCTGACCTGCTCGGCCACGCAGAACAGTTTCGGGAAGATCCGTGACCAGGCGCAGCAGCTTTCGCGGGAATACAATCTGCAGTGTTGCTATTTGTTCTATCCGGTGCTGAAGCAGCATATTCAGTATGATTTTGAGGCTTGTGACAATGATCCGGTGAGGAAGGTGACCACGGAGCATGATTCGGCCACAGAGACGCTCACTAAGGAGGCCAAGAATCTGGCTGGACGGGTGGTCAAGGAGAATGCCTCGATAAGGGAGAACGCCAAGAAGCTGGCCCTCTGCCAGTCGCTGAGGGACTCGGGACAGCGATCCGATCCCAACGATCCTAATGGTCCCGATCTGGACACCAAGATCGAGGAGTTCCGTGATCAGATACGCCGCTCCGAGACCGAGAAGGCGAAGGCCGAGGCCTGTCTGCAGTGCCTGCGCGACGGCGGCATCAATGTGGACGAGTGGGTGCAGGAGGCAGAGATTATGGGGGTGCAAGAGCTAACGCGCTCAGCCAGCTCCATATCGATGCGCACCGATGCCTCGGGCCAGGGCGAGAATCCCAGCTCCGATTCCTTCTACGACAGCGACAAAGAGGAGGCGGCCGGCGGTGCTCCGGCCTTTGCTCAGGCAAAGCCCAAGGCAGAGACGCAACTCTCCAGGGATCGCACGTTCAGCGACAGCGATGACGAGCCCGAGGAGCGTCCGGCAGCTGCGgttgccgctgcagctccagctgccgcGAAGGCAGCCAGCGCAGGCACTGGAGCCTGGGACGATCCAACCGAGGTGAACTGGGgtggcgaggaggaggaggaggacaaggaTGAACCGATTGTACCCGAGCCCAAGGAGGCCATCTTCAAGTGCACCGCACTCTACAGCTACACG GGCCAAAATCCCGATGAGCTGACAATTGTCGAGAacgagcagctggaggtggTCGGCgagggcgatggcgatgggTGGCTGCGTGCCCGCAACTATCGGGGCGAAGAGGGCTATGTGCCGCACAATTATCTGGACATTGATCAGGAGACGGCCGGCGGCGCTTTTAATGGTACTGGTTCCGCCAATCAATTGCGCTCTCAAATCTCATTCTCATCTGTCGATTACACCGTTGACAACGAAGATCAAACGGTGGACTCGATGCAATCCCCCGACCAGGTATCGGTCATAATGGCCCCCCAGAAGCGCCTCAAGTCCGACATCGAATGGTGCATTGCGCTCTACGACTACGATGCCACAGCCGAGGATGAGCTGACCTTCGAGGAGGGCGACAAGATCAAGATCATCACCAAGACGGCCCACGGTGTCGACGATGGCTGGTGGGAGGGCGAGCTGGATGGCAAATTTGGCAACTTCCCCTCGCTGGTCGTCGAGGAGTGCGACGAGTTGGGCGAACCCCTCAGCGAGGGCGGCGATGAATCACCACCCCCAATGGCAGCCCCGAACTTTGCTCTGCCCCCGGCACCAGCACTACCCCCAGAGTATGCTCATGAGTTGGAATTGGAGCTGACAGAGGATATGTTCGGCTCACAGGATACGGCAG ATGAAGACAGTGGCTATATACCCAACGGTGCTGCTGTTCCGAGTATGCCTCCGCCAG GCCagaaccaaagccaaaccacTGCCAAGAAGG TACTCATCCAAGAGCCTGGCATGGAG GACGATCTCAGTGACGATGGGCAGCCACCGCCGTctttgccgccgccacagccgcctCAGCTGCAAAAGGCAGCTGGCAAATCAGAGCCTGTTGCTGCCAACACATTGAACTTAGGTATGGCACAAATAATTGTTACCGCTGCAACCCCCATGGTTGAAGACGGTGCCGATAAATCTTTCCCACCAGTAGGAGAGAGCGAACgtgagcagcagaagaagcaggaTGAGTCCAAGCAGGAGCAACCGGTGGCGGATAAAAAGCCAGAGATAGCGCCAAAACCATTGGCCAAAGTAACGCCATCGCCACAGAAGCAGCCGCCCGCACAGGTGGTGACGGCTGCCAAAGAAGGTAACAGTAGAGTGCGACCGGTGGTAAGCATTACACTGACCGAGTATCCATCCTGTGATCCAGAGGACCAACAGTCCTTCTCGGAGGGCACGGACTCGGCCTCGGGCGCCGATGTACCCATTCTGCAGGAGGTCGAGGATCCCTTCAATGAGAAGTCCAAGACCGAGGCGGccggagatggagctggattTGAGGCCAACTTTGAGGCCAATTTTGATGCCAACTTTGATGATGCGTTCGCCGGGGCCACAGCAggcggtggtggaggtggGGGCGGTGGGGGTGGAGGCGAGCAGTCCAGCGATTTCGATGTGAACGGAGAGCCGGGCGATGAGGAGCAGGGTCAGAGCGAGGGCGCATCCGCAGGTGGAGTCGCAGCCGAGGAGGACATTGAGGCGCCCAAGCAGGTGGTCGGTGGGCGAGCTAGCATACCCGAGGAATTGGACTCAAATCAATTG GCACACGACCATGAGCATGATATACTATACTATATAGACTATAGCGACGGACAGTTGTAG
- the LOC117893722 gene encoding protein nervous wreck isoform X5, with protein sequence MQPPPRKGNYVKFLKNLHTEQVAKLQLKNQHECDLLEDIRQFTIKRSAIEKSYSEALLKISSQYLNKKIPNIPDIKMEGMEERWNMWSVWRTVLEENEKLARARLAAIEVFQQQIADEAKVLRDYKVAIAKRSLSGIVNVQKELHLSVGDVDKTKKSYFDEEHCAHDVRDKARDIEEKLKKKKGSFFQSITSLQKNSARVTSRKELLEEKSTGARNDYILSLAAANAHQNRYFTVDLQTTMTTMENYVFERVAEYLMLMGRTELLTCSATQNSFGKIRDQAQQLSREYNLQCCYLFYPVLKQHIQYDFEACDNDPVRKVTTEHDSATETLTKEAKNLAGRVVKENASIRENAKKLALCQSLRDSGQRSDPNDPNGPDLDTKIEEFRDQIRRSETEKAKAEACLQCLRDGGINVDEWVQEAEIMGVQELTRSASSISMRTDASGQGENPSSDSFYDSDKEEAAGGAPAFAQAKPKAETQLSRDRTFSDSDDEPEERPAAAVAAAAPAAAKAASAGTGAWDDPTEVNWGGEEEEEDKDEPIVPEPKEAIFKCTALYSYTGQNPDELTIVENEQLEVVGEGDGDGWLRARNYRGEEGYVPHNYLDIDQETAGGAFNDQTVDSMQSPDQVSVIMAPQKRLKSDIEWCIALYDYDATAEDELTFEEGDKIKIITKTAHGVDDGWWEGELDGKFGNFPSLVVEECDELGEPLSEGGDESPPPMAAPNFALPPAPALPPEYAHELELELTEDMFGSQDTADEDSGYIPNGAAVPSMPPPGQNQSQTTAKKVLIQEPGMEDDLSDDGQPPPSLPPPQPPQLQKAAGKSEPVAANTLNLGMAQIIVTAATPMVEDGADKSFPPVGESEREQQKKQDESKQEQPVADKKPEIAPKPLAKVTPSPQKQPPAQVVTAAKEGNSRVRPVVSITLTEYPSCDPEDQQSFSEGTDSASGADVPILQEVEDPFNEKSKTEAAGDGAGFEANFEANFDANFDDAFAGATAGGGGGGGGGGGGEQSSDFDVNGEPGDEEQGQSEGASAGGVAAEEDIEAPKQVVGGRASIPEELDSNQLAHDHEHDILYYIDYSDGQL encoded by the exons ATGCAGCCACCGCCGCGTAAG GGTAACTATGTGAAGTTCTTGAAGAATCTGCACACGGAGCAGGTGGCCAAGTTGCAGCTGAAGAACCAGCATGAGTGCGACCTGCTGGAGGACATACGACAGTTCACCATCAAGCGATCGGCCATCGAGAAGTCGTATAGCGAGGCCCTCCTGAAGATCTCGTCTCAGTATCTCAACAAGAAGATACCCAACATTCCAGACATCAAGATGGAGGGCATGGAAGAGCGTTG GAACATGTGGAGTGTGTGGCGCACAGTTCTCGAGGAGAATGAGAAGTTGGCACGAGCCCGCTTGGCAGCCATCGAGGTATTCCAGCAGCAGATAGCCGACGAGGCCAAGGTTCTCAGGGACTACAAAGTGGCCATTGCCAAGCGTTCGCTATCGGGCATTGTCAACGTGCAGAAGGAACTCCATTTGAGTGTGGGCGATGTGGACAAGACGAAGAAGTCGTATTTCGATGAGGAGCACTGTGCCCACGATGTGCGCGACAAGGCACGCGACATCGAGGAGAAGCTGAAGAAGAAAAAGGGCTCCTTCTTCCAGTCCATCACATCGTTGCAGAAGAACAGCGCACGAGTGACCTCACGGAAGGAGCTGCTCGAGGAGAAGTCCACGGGTGCTCGTAACGATTATATACTCAGTCTGGCGGCTGCCAACGCCCATCAGAATCGCTACTTTACCGTCGATCTGCAGACCACGATGACCACCATGGAGAACTATGTGTTTGAGCGAGTTGCCGAGTACCTGATGCTAATGGG ACGCACAGAGCTGCTGACCTGCTCGGCCACGCAGAACAGTTTCGGGAAGATCCGTGACCAGGCGCAGCAGCTTTCGCGGGAATACAATCTGCAGTGTTGCTATTTGTTCTATCCGGTGCTGAAGCAGCATATTCAGTATGATTTTGAGGCTTGTGACAATGATCCGGTGAGGAAGGTGACCACGGAGCATGATTCGGCCACAGAGACGCTCACTAAGGAGGCCAAGAATCTGGCTGGACGGGTGGTCAAGGAGAATGCCTCGATAAGGGAGAACGCCAAGAAGCTGGCCCTCTGCCAGTCGCTGAGGGACTCGGGACAGCGATCCGATCCCAACGATCCTAATGGTCCCGATCTGGACACCAAGATCGAGGAGTTCCGTGATCAGATACGCCGCTCCGAGACCGAGAAGGCGAAGGCCGAGGCCTGTCTGCAGTGCCTGCGCGACGGCGGCATCAATGTGGACGAGTGGGTGCAGGAGGCAGAGATTATGGGGGTGCAAGAGCTAACGCGCTCAGCCAGCTCCATATCGATGCGCACCGATGCCTCGGGCCAGGGCGAGAATCCCAGCTCCGATTCCTTCTACGACAGCGACAAAGAGGAGGCGGCCGGCGGTGCTCCGGCCTTTGCTCAGGCAAAGCCCAAGGCAGAGACGCAACTCTCCAGGGATCGCACGTTCAGCGACAGCGATGACGAGCCCGAGGAGCGTCCGGCAGCTGCGgttgccgctgcagctccagctgccgcGAAGGCAGCCAGCGCAGGCACTGGAGCCTGGGACGATCCAACCGAGGTGAACTGGGgtggcgaggaggaggaggaggacaaggaTGAACCGATTGTACCCGAGCCCAAGGAGGCCATCTTCAAGTGCACCGCACTCTACAGCTACACG GGCCAAAATCCCGATGAGCTGACAATTGTCGAGAacgagcagctggaggtggTCGGCgagggcgatggcgatgggTGGCTGCGTGCCCGCAACTATCGGGGCGAAGAGGGCTATGTGCCGCACAATTATCTGGACATTGATCAGGAGACGGCCGGCGGCGCTTTTAATG ATCAAACGGTGGACTCGATGCAATCCCCCGACCAGGTATCGGTCATAATGGCCCCCCAGAAGCGCCTCAAGTCCGACATCGAATGGTGCATTGCGCTCTACGACTACGATGCCACAGCCGAGGATGAGCTGACCTTCGAGGAGGGCGACAAGATCAAGATCATCACCAAGACGGCCCACGGTGTCGACGATGGCTGGTGGGAGGGCGAGCTGGATGGCAAATTTGGCAACTTCCCCTCGCTGGTCGTCGAGGAGTGCGACGAGTTGGGCGAACCCCTCAGCGAGGGCGGCGATGAATCACCACCCCCAATGGCAGCCCCGAACTTTGCTCTGCCCCCGGCACCAGCACTACCCCCAGAGTATGCTCATGAGTTGGAATTGGAGCTGACAGAGGATATGTTCGGCTCACAGGATACGGCAG ATGAAGACAGTGGCTATATACCCAACGGTGCTGCTGTTCCGAGTATGCCTCCGCCAG GCCagaaccaaagccaaaccacTGCCAAGAAGG TACTCATCCAAGAGCCTGGCATGGAG GACGATCTCAGTGACGATGGGCAGCCACCGCCGTctttgccgccgccacagccgcctCAGCTGCAAAAGGCAGCTGGCAAATCAGAGCCTGTTGCTGCCAACACATTGAACTTAGGTATGGCACAAATAATTGTTACCGCTGCAACCCCCATGGTTGAAGACGGTGCCGATAAATCTTTCCCACCAGTAGGAGAGAGCGAACgtgagcagcagaagaagcaggaTGAGTCCAAGCAGGAGCAACCGGTGGCGGATAAAAAGCCAGAGATAGCGCCAAAACCATTGGCCAAAGTAACGCCATCGCCACAGAAGCAGCCGCCCGCACAGGTGGTGACGGCTGCCAAAGAAGGTAACAGTAGAGTGCGACCGGTGGTAAGCATTACACTGACCGAGTATCCATCCTGTGATCCAGAGGACCAACAGTCCTTCTCGGAGGGCACGGACTCGGCCTCGGGCGCCGATGTACCCATTCTGCAGGAGGTCGAGGATCCCTTCAATGAGAAGTCCAAGACCGAGGCGGccggagatggagctggattTGAGGCCAACTTTGAGGCCAATTTTGATGCCAACTTTGATGATGCGTTCGCCGGGGCCACAGCAggcggtggtggaggtggGGGCGGTGGGGGTGGAGGCGAGCAGTCCAGCGATTTCGATGTGAACGGAGAGCCGGGCGATGAGGAGCAGGGTCAGAGCGAGGGCGCATCCGCAGGTGGAGTCGCAGCCGAGGAGGACATTGAGGCGCCCAAGCAGGTGGTCGGTGGGCGAGCTAGCATACCCGAGGAATTGGACTCAAATCAATTG GCACACGACCATGAGCATGATATACTATACTATATAGACTATAGCGACGGACAGTTGTAG